The following DNA comes from Picosynechococcus sp. PCC 7003.
AGACATCAAATTTCCCCAGGATGCGGATCGCATTTTTGCCGATATTCAACAAATTCCCAGTCTGCACGGCCTCAAAATGATCGAAAATCAACTCTACCACCTCCAGACAATCGAGGAACTGCGTTTGCTCTATCGCAATTTGCTCTGAGTTGGGCGAGGAGTTTGGGGAGAACCATGGGTTTTTTGGATAACATTCACAGTTTAAAAACCTTCATCTGTGCGTTTCATCCGATCATCGTCATTGAGACCGTCGAAGAGGAACGGGTCGAGGCGCTCCTGCGGGAAGTGGTCAAGGATTTACACATGCCCTTGTTTGAATGGACGGTGAATTTGGGGCTAGCGCCGACACCGGGGACGAAATATGCGCCCCGCACCAATGAATATGCCCGACCCGGAGCGAACAAACCGATCGCCTTTGAGAATACGGCGGATCCCCTCGATGTGCTGAAATATATCGGCGAGATAGAGCGTAATGGGATTTTTTGGCTCAAGGATTTTGCGCCCCACCTGGAGGATCCCAAAGTCATCCGGGAAGTACGGGAGTTGGCAGATATTTACGGGGTTGTGAATTCGGCGATGGTGCTGACGGGGGAATCGATCACTTTACCAAAGGCGATCGCCCATGATGCAGTGTATTTTGAGCTGACTTTACCGGATGGGGACGAGCTATACCAGACCCTTTCGGAGGTGATGCGGGAACTCAAGGTGCGCCATAAGTTAACGATTACCCTCCAGGGGGAGGAACTGAATCAATTTGTCCATGCTCTCAGCGGGATGACCCTCAAGCAGGCCCGCCAGGCGATCGCCTATGCTGCCCTGGTAGATGGGGAGTTAAACGGGGCCGACATCCTTAAGGTGATCCACCGCAAGGCCCAGATCCTCCGGGAAGAATCCCTCCTCGAACTTTTTCCTGTGGAAGAAAATACCGCAAAATTAGGGGGCTTTGTGGGCCTCAAACAATGGTTAAAACGGGCTCAAGTGGGTTTTAGCACGGCGGCGAAACGGGTGAATCTTCCGGCCCCGAAGGGCATTTTAATCGTGGGGGTGCAGGGTTGCGGTAAATCCCTTGCGGCGAAGACCATTGCCCGGGAATGGCAACTGCCGTTGTTAAAACTAGATGCGGGCCGCCTGTACAACAAATTTATCGGTGAATCGGAGAAAAATTTCCGCCAGGCGATCAAACTGGCCGAATCCATGGCCCCGGCGGTGTTGTGGATCGACGAAATTGAAAAAAGCTTTGGTAATCCCAGCGGCGATGGCGATGGGGGACTGAGCTTGCGCTTATTTGGTTCGTTTTTGACCTGGCTCCAGGAAAAATCCCAGGAAGTTTTTGTCGTCGCAACAGCCAACGATCTATTGCAACTGCCGCCGGAACTGTTGCGGAAGGGACGCTTCGATGAAATTTTCTTTGTGGATTTGCCCAATGCCCAGGAGCGGGCGGCGATCTTTTCGATTCACCTGACCCGCCATCGACAAAATGTTCAGGAGTTTGATCTGCGCATCCTGGTGACGGCGGCGGCGGGTTATAGTGGCGCAGAAATTGAGCAGGCGATTATTGCCGGACTTTACCAAGCTCTTTATGCCCAAACCCCCTTGACGACGGAGGCTTTGGTGGCCCAGATGAAAAGTACGGTGCCCCTGTCGGTATCGCGGCGGGAAGATGTGGAAAAATTACGGGCGATCGCCTCGGAACGTTTTGTGTCAGCGCGGTAGAATACCGGGATGCGCATCTACGGCAATCGACAAATCAAAACTCTCCCTGGCGAACTAACGCGGCCTACCCTGGCAAAGGTGCGGGAGGCAATTTTTAATATTTGGCAAGGGCAGGTGCTTGGCTGTCGCTGGTTGGATCTTTGTGCGGGTTCGGGTTCCATGGGGGCTGAAGCATTATGTCGTGGCGCTGTGAAAGTTGTTGGCATCGAGAAAAATCCCCAGGCTTGCCGCATTATTCAAGAAAATTGGCAGAAAGTGGCGAAAGCTGAGCAAGAATACCAAATTTTAAAGGGCGATCTCCTCAGACGTCTGGAGAATTTGGGGGGCGAAACCTTTGATTTAATTTATTTCGACCCGCCCTACGCCGCGAAACTCTACGACCGAGTTTTAACCAAAATTGTTGACCTAGAATTACTCGCCCCCACCGGGGAATTGGCCGTGGAGTACGACCCGAAACTCTGGCAACCGATTGAGTTGTCTGGTCTAGCGCTATTCAAAGAAAAAAACTACGGCAAAACGGCGATCGCCTTTTACTGCCTCGCCGAATGACACTCCCCTAGCCCTTCTCAAGCTCACACTCCCCTAACCCCTCTCAGGAGGGGAATTAATTGGTGGGGGGGCAGAAAAGTCCTAAATTTCTCCCCTGGAGGGGAGTTAGAGGGGTGTCACCCCAAACGTTGTAACCAATCAAGGATTAAAGAATTGACCAAACTGGGATTTTCGTCGTGGGGACAGTGGCCCGCTCCCGGAATGGGATGAAACTCGACCCCGGCATTTTGCGCTGCAAGATCCTGGTAAATCTGCGAGCCTTTAATCGGTGTCCAGGGATCGCGATCGCCCCAAAGCACGAGTAAAGGATGTTGCCGTTTGGGCAGAAGTTCCGTCGGACTTTCCCCAGGGGGAGCCGTAATCACCGAGGCGAAGACCTGTTGTGCCCCCGGATCACAGGAAGGTTCGTAGAGCATCTCTACTAATTCATCGGTCACGGCTTGGCGATCGCCATAGACTTGATAAAGGGTGTTTTTAATGCGTGATTTTTGGCGTACCTGATTAAAAATCAACGGCCCCGTTAACCGCGAGCTGACTAATTTCGCAAAGGTACCCATCACCACCCGCAGCGGTAAAGCCAATTCATCGGGGCGATGGTTGAGACCGCCAGCGCAGTTAATCAAGACGCCTCCAGTACAGAGATCAGGGTGATTGGCTAACATTGCCAAGCTGAGTAGACCACCGATGGAATTCCCCACAAATACCGTGGGCTGTTGGATTTTAGCCTGCCAAAAATCGTAAAGTAATGCCTGCCAGAGATCGAGGCTGTAGTCCCAGGCCGGTTTTGCCGAGGCCCCAAACCCCAATAAATCTAAAGCAAAAACTTGATAACCCTGGGCTGCGAGGGCGGGAATGTTGTGTTTCCAGTGACCGATCGAAGCGCCAAACCCATGGATCAGCAGGAGGGGTTGTCCTTCCCCCTGGACGGTGTAGCGGATTTGTTGGTCACGCCAAGTCCAATCGAGGGGCGTTAGGGCGGAGGTGGGGGTGACGGCCTGGGTCATGGTTTTTGCGGAATGGAATCGGTGTAATGGGTTTGATGACTTACTTTTGTGAGTATAACGTGCTACTCCGGTGGAAGGTTGAGGAGGGTCGTACACAATTGGCGATCGCCTTGGCGTTGATCGGCAGGAATCCCTAAATCGCCATAGATTAGCA
Coding sequences within:
- a CDS encoding AAA family ATPase encodes the protein MGFLDNIHSLKTFICAFHPIIVIETVEEERVEALLREVVKDLHMPLFEWTVNLGLAPTPGTKYAPRTNEYARPGANKPIAFENTADPLDVLKYIGEIERNGIFWLKDFAPHLEDPKVIREVRELADIYGVVNSAMVLTGESITLPKAIAHDAVYFELTLPDGDELYQTLSEVMRELKVRHKLTITLQGEELNQFVHALSGMTLKQARQAIAYAALVDGELNGADILKVIHRKAQILREESLLELFPVEENTAKLGGFVGLKQWLKRAQVGFSTAAKRVNLPAPKGILIVGVQGCGKSLAAKTIAREWQLPLLKLDAGRLYNKFIGESEKNFRQAIKLAESMAPAVLWIDEIEKSFGNPSGDGDGGLSLRLFGSFLTWLQEKSQEVFVVATANDLLQLPPELLRKGRFDEIFFVDLPNAQERAAIFSIHLTRHRQNVQEFDLRILVTAAAGYSGAEIEQAIIAGLYQALYAQTPLTTEALVAQMKSTVPLSVSRREDVEKLRAIASERFVSAR
- the rsmD gene encoding 16S rRNA (guanine(966)-N(2))-methyltransferase RsmD, with translation MRIYGNRQIKTLPGELTRPTLAKVREAIFNIWQGQVLGCRWLDLCAGSGSMGAEALCRGAVKVVGIEKNPQACRIIQENWQKVAKAEQEYQILKGDLLRRLENLGGETFDLIYFDPPYAAKLYDRVLTKIVDLELLAPTGELAVEYDPKLWQPIELSGLALFKEKNYGKTAIAFYCLAE
- a CDS encoding alpha/beta fold hydrolase translates to MTQAVTPTSALTPLDWTWRDQQIRYTVQGEGQPLLLIHGFGASIGHWKHNIPALAAQGYQVFALDLLGFGASAKPAWDYSLDLWQALLYDFWQAKIQQPTVFVGNSIGGLLSLAMLANHPDLCTGGVLINCAGGLNHRPDELALPLRVVMGTFAKLVSSRLTGPLIFNQVRQKSRIKNTLYQVYGDRQAVTDELVEMLYEPSCDPGAQQVFASVITAPPGESPTELLPKRQHPLLVLWGDRDPWTPIKGSQIYQDLAAQNAGVEFHPIPGAGHCPHDENPSLVNSLILDWLQRLG